A window of Nicotiana sylvestris chromosome 8, ASM39365v2, whole genome shotgun sequence genomic DNA:
GATCGAACCCTAGCAGAAGAAACCCAGATTTCTGGTGTGAGTTTCATAATGATCACGGTCACAAAACAGCAGAGTGCAGGTTCCTACAAAGTGAAGTAAAGCAATtgttaaaacaaaattatttaaCCAATTTATTTAGTGAGAAGGGTAAACAAGCATATATAAAGAATAGACAGGAGCCACCAAAACCTCTGTCACTGAAAAGAACGATTAACGTGATAAGAGGAGGAGATGAGGTCAACGGTGTGACATATACGGCTGCAAAAAAGGTGTCGAAAGTCACAATTACCCACAGAAAGCGAGTTCGCCAAGCTTTGGAAGAAGACAATATAATATTTGATGATGTAGATGCAGATGGCGTGTTGATCccacacaatgatgcactggtaatatctttacttgtacatgataatAATGTcgaacgagttttgattgatccaggtagctctgtAAATATCATTCTTTTAAGAGTGATAAATGAGATGCAAGCTGATGACAAATTGGTACCCAAAGCACGTATATCTGGATTCTTTGAGGCCTTCATTACCATTGTTTCTTCACCAATTGTTCGTTGCTAGCTGCCCTAGCTAGACCTCGAGGCCCAACCTTGTGACAATATTAGTTTGCATATCTTATTCTTTTTACTTACACTGAGCATCTATTGCTTAACTACTAATATTAATataaatcatatatttttagaacaacaaaatcaaatataattgtaaataGCATTTTCGAGATAAACATAACTATTTTAAGAAGTATGGGAGATAAGGTGCGGTGGCCAAAAAAATGTGATCGAACCCTAGCAGAAGAAACCCAGATttctggtgcgagtttcataatgatcacGGTCACAAAACAGCAGAGTGCAGGTTCCTACAAAGTGAAGTAGAGCAATtgttaaaacaaaattatttaaCCAATTTGTTTAGTGAGAAGGGTAAAcaagcatatatgaagaatagacAGGAGCCACCAAAACCTCCGTCACTGAAAAGAATGGTTAACGTGATAAGCGGAGAAGATGAGGTCAACAGTGTGACATATACGACTGCAAAAAAGGTGTCGAAAGTCACAGTTACCCACAGAAAGCGAGTTCGCCAAGCTTTGGAAGAAGACAATATAACATTTGATGATGTAGATGCAGATGGCGTGTTTATCCCACACAATGatacactggtaatatctttacttgtacatgataatAATGTCGAACGAGTTTTGATTTATCCAGGTAGCTCTGTAAATATCATTCTTTTAAGAGTGATAAATGAGATGCAAGCTGATGACAAATTGGTACCCAAAGCACGTATATCTGGATTCTTTGAGGCCTTCATTACCATTGTTTCTTCACCAATCGTTCGTTGCTAGCTGCCCTAGCTAGACCTCGAGGCCCAACCTTGTGACAATATTGGTTTGCATATCTTATTCTTTTTACTTACACTGAGCATCTATTGCTTAACAACTAATATTAatataaatcacatatttttagaaccacaaaatcaaatataattgtaaatagcattttcaaggtaaacataaCTATTTTAAGAAGTATGGGAGATAAGGTGCGGTGGCAAAAAAAATGTGATGGAACCCTAGCAGAAGAAACCCAGATttctggtgcgagtttcataatgatcacGGTCACAAAACAGTAGAGTGCAGGTTCCTACAAAGTGAAGTAGAGCAATTGCTAAAACAAAATTATTTAACCAATTTGTTTAGTTAGAAGGGTAAGcaagcatatatgaagaatagacAGGAGCCACCAAAACCTCCATCACTGAAAATAACGGTTAACGTGATAAGCGGAGGAGATGAGGTCAACAGTGTGACATATACAGCTGCAAAAAAGGTGTCGAAAGTCACAGTTACCCACAGAAAGCGAGTTCGCCAAGCTTTGGAAGAAGACAATATAACATTTGATGATGTAGATGCAGATGGCGTGTTGATCccacacaatgatgcactggtaatatctttacttgtacatgataatAATATCGAacaagttttgattgatccaggtagctctatAAATATCATTCTTTTAAGAGTGATAAATGAGATGCAAGCTAATGACAAATTGGTACCCAAAGCACGTATATCTGGATTTGACTATTCAAGCATCGTTATTAAAGGGGAGATAGTGCTcaccacattcgcagaaggagtaATCTAcgaaatttcaagtgatagatatgGACATGGCGTACAATATGATCCTCGATAGACCTTGGATTCACGAGATGAATGTTTTTCCATCTACTTTACATCAGGTTATTAAGTTCCCTTCCCAATGGGGAATTAGACAAATCTGTGGTGATAAACAAGCTTGTAGAAGTATCAATTCAGTGGCAGATTCAAGCATAAAAACGACGTTGTAGACGAAAAATAGCAATTATAGAATTCAGTTGAGGGTTTAACAACTTAAATCTCAACTGGAGATAAACAAACGGTTGTAGACTCAAGGCTGGTACTGTTCAAGAGTTATAAaagaacaaaaacatcaaaacaacaattgaagaactcgAAGTTGTGGTGCTGTTTATACATTGGCCGGAAAGAAAATTTTACATCGGAACCAACCTGAGCCTagaaatgaaaggtaagttaattaaatttttaaaagctaacgcaGATTGCTTTGCTTAGTCGcattcagatatgacaggtataccaCCGGAGTTGATGACCCATAAGCTGAATGAAGATCCAAGTACCCACCTGTCAAATAGATAAAAAGGAAGCAAGGATCTTTCAAAAACCAGGTGATTTAGAATGATGTACAAAAGCTTTTAAAAATCGGGTCTATTCGAGAGGCAAAATATCCTAATTGGCTAGCTAATACTATAGTGGTGCCCtaaaagaatggtaagtggcgagtttgtgtaaaCTATACTGACTTGAACAAAGCTTGCCCTAAAGATTCCTTtcctttaccacatatagatcaactaattgatgctactgcaggacatgaattgttgagttttttagatgcctactcaggatataatcaaataaaaatggatcctttagatgaggaaaaaacttcctttattacagacagggggacttactgttataaagtcatGCCTTTCGGCCTAAAGAATGCTGGAACCATGTACTAGAGGTTAGTAACGAAGATGTTTCAAGAACATCTGGAAAAAACCATGGAAGtctatattgatgacatgctagccAAGTCAACACATGCGGGGGATCACATCAACCTTTTGACAGATACATTTCAAATTCTCCGCAAATTCAATATGAAGTAAAATCCtaaaaaatgtgcatttggcgtatCTTCAGGTAAGTTTTTAGGTTTCCTTATTTGTAATCGAGGAATTGAAGTAAATCCAgcacagattaaagccattgaagaaatACCGGATATACTCACGAGCAAAAAAGAGGTGCAGAGGTTAACAGGTAGGATAGCAGCATTGGGAAGGTTATTTCTAAATCTTCGGAGAAATTTTTTAAGTTCTTTTCAATGTTGAAAAAACAAAGCCAATTTGAGTGGACTGAGGAATGGCAACAAGCATTCAAAAATCTAAAAACATACTTGTCAAACCCATCGTTGCTGGCCAAACCGAAGGATGGAGAAAGGTTACTCATCTACCTCACTATGTTAGAAATAGCGATAAGTGCAGTATTAGTTTGAGAAGACAAAGGTAAACAATCttcaatttattatgttagcaaatccTTATTGGATGCTGAAACTCGATATCCTCATTTGAAAAACTTGCTTTAGAATTAATAATGATATCTAGAAAGTTGAGGCCTTATTTTTAATGTCACCCTATCTCTGTAGTGACCGCTTACCCCTTACAAAATATATTGCGTAAGCAAGAATTATCAGGTAGATTAGCCAAGTGGGctatagagttaagtgaatatgatatcacatatcaacctagaactaCAATAAAATCACAGGTCTTAGCAGATTTTGTGGCAGACTTCAGCCCAGGAATAGTAATAGAAGCAGAAAAGGAACCGTAGGTATTCAATGGATCTAATCCAGGTACTTGGACCCTATTTACTGATGGTTCCTCAAATGTTAAAAGAGCGGGTTTAGGAATTATTCTAATCCCTCCTTCAGGAGAAACTATAAGGCAAGCCATAAAGTGCCATCCCACCACTAATAATGAACCAGGAtatgaagctgtaattgcagCTCTTGAATAGGAACGAGAGCTCGGAATAGAACAGGTTGTAATCAAGAGCGACTCGCAGCTTGTAGTTAATCAAATGTAGGGGACTTATATAGATAGAGAGGCGAGGATGCAACAATATTTGAAAAAGGCAAGAGATTTAATCAGACAATTCCAATATTGGAAAATCGTGCAAATACCTAGGGAGGAAAATGTTGAAGCAGACGCGTTGGGTAATATTGCATCCGCtgcagaagtgacaaatgaaaaaAATCCTTTcgtaagacattttttcattcgGCACTGGatcaagataaaaataaggtaaatTTCAGTAATTTAACTTAGGATTGGAGAAATGAGATCGTTAATTTTTTGCAGTACGGGATTCTACCtaaagataagaaaaaggctcaggCACTTCGACAAAAAGCTGCCCGTTATTATTTGGATCGAGGCAACTTATATCGAAAGATGTTTGGTAGACCTTTAGCAAGGTGTCTTGGACCTTCACAAACAgagtatgtgatgagagaagtacatgagggacattgtggaaatcacgcaggaggaagatcCTTGGTGAAAACTCTAATTAGAGCAAgatattattggccaaaaatgaagaagatgcagaaagcTTTGTTGCCAAATGTGACAAATGCCAACAATATGGTAACAATATGCATCGCCCAACAGAGTTATTACATCCGGTGAAGAAAAGTTTTGACTTTGCTGAGTTTTCTCAATAGTTTCTTTAGTTTTAGCAATTTCAGCAGCTAAGTCAAAACCTTCCTGGCTTGACTCTATTAAAGTTTTGAGGTGCATGTTCAAGAAAGCCCAACTAACATCAACAGTAGCTTTGTCCTCAAGGTCTTCATAATTCCTCTCCCACTGTTCAATTTCGAAAATTAGCTCTTCCTTTTCAGTCAAAGTAGCATCATAAGAAGCTTGTAAGGGAGCAAGTGACCTCTCTAAGAACTGAACTTTGTCAAAAGAAACACGAAGATCTTTTTGAGCTTGGCTGCTCGGAAAATAAAGACTCGAGGAGGACTTTATCCTTGCCCACTTGATTAGAAGATGCCTTTTCAATCGCCAACTTTGTTGCCATTATCTTCACTTGTTGCCTCAAGGTACACTTCTCCTTATCTAAAACTTCTTTCTCAAGCTCAAGGACATCAAAATGTTCCTTCCAGTTGTCCGATTCGGTGCAATAGTCGTTCATTAATTGCTCAGTTTGGACGATCCTCTTCATCAGGTCTGTGCCAATTAGGTTGATATACACGAGGAAAGGGAAAATGCGATTACCAAATACAGATGAAAAGAAAGCCACTTGTAAAATAAAAAGCTAAGGCTTATACCTTTAAAGATGAATAGACAATTTCATTCATCCACGTTAAAGAGTTGTGGCTTTCCAATTTGGACTTCTCAACTGGACCAATCAATGGTTTTAGCCATACATTGGCTTGGCCAGATTTCTTTAGAAGATTACCATCCCCAGGGACTTCGATGGTATCTTTTTTCATTACCCTATCATTACTGGAAGAACTAACTTCAACGTGAGAGGTTGTAACAGTAGGGGTAGTTGAGGGAGTCAAAATAGCCACAGGCGGAGAAGTAGTAGCAGCAATAGGTGCGGGGAACTGTGGATCAACTGGAACAAATACTGGGAAAGAGGCGAGATGCAGTTCCTCAGAAGTGAAGCCGAAATCTTCACTATCAAACCCATGAGAAAAAATTGTTCTGTATAGTCATGAGGTAGTGCGGCAGGTATCTCTTCATCATAGCTCACCAAAGTGGCACTTTCGGGCTCGTGCATGGGAACTGAACTTGGAGGAGAAATGGCTTCGCCATTCGAGATGACACGTCTCCTAGCTCGAGACCTACGAACTAATGAGCCCTCCTCATGATCCTCTTCACCCTCGGAACCGTGTGCGCTATTAGCTTTTCTCTTTGATGAGGAACTCAAAATCATCTCTTGAGTCATAGATAGATAAAGTTTTGAAGCAACAATAGATGCGATGCTAATACCCACCCCGAATGTATAACCCTAACGAAGAAAGAAGTTAGTAAATTTTCAAGTAAATGTGGAAGCGAGGTAAAAAATTGAAAGGAAGGATACCATGAGTCTTCACTTTCGAACCAAGCCTATTAGAAAGGTACTTCCAAGACCTTCCTTCCATAGTAGAAACATTCAACAATTTTCCTACCCAAAAACGGAAGTCTGGAATCTCCTCAACAGCTTCCATAGTTgctaaaaaaaggaaaatgtataCTGTCACGAGATTGTAAGTTCTTGTTTCttcaatagaaaaagaagaagaagtttaaaaaaaacttacgtgcaaagttccatttttcttaaaaactcatGTTCTCATCACCCACTAAACTTTTTGTGGGAGCAGCAACGAAACGAGCACACCAGCCATGATCCTTATCATCTTCAGGGCTAACCAAAACCCTTTTACTCCTAGTCATGAGAGTAAATACCCAGAACGAAACAACTTAGGGGAATATAGATGAATCAAGTGATAAAGGGTAAAGGGTAAAGAGGCCAAATTCTACAACTATCTTAAGCATGCCATGACTCTCCATACAATAGGACCAATTTGTCCTAAGCAAACATTAAAGAAACGTCAAAATTCTATAATGACTGGATCACTAGGTGGTCTGAAGCGTAATGTAAAGGGATATGTATAAATAAAGGAATAACCAACTTTGTATGATATGATCCTTTGATTTGCATTAGGGACTAAAATTGGAAAATCAGATTTCCAATGGCATTCACTTCACACAAGAGAAATCAACCCTCAGTAATCTAGGAAGGGTAAACATCAGCACGATCATGGGAAGTCATAGATGTAACTTGATTTCTAATCGATTCTCGATTAGTAGAGAAAGAAAGTTTAGCGGGGACAATATCATCAATAGTGGGTTATCGAAGAGGTTCACTAGAATCCCTACTTCTAGCAGAAGATCTACGAGAAGATCAAGCCCTAGTTTTTGGGTTAGAGGACGACGGGGTAGTAACACTAGGTTGAGAAGAAGAACCACGAATAGATACAGACCCTAAACTACATAATCTACCACCACTTCTACATCTGATAGGAGCAGATGAAGGGGGAAGTTCATCTACTATAACTACTCTACGCAGATCGGGATTTGGAGAAGACATGATTGCATAAGAAAATAATACAAGCTGATGAACAAGAACTATTATGGAAGAAGaatattgtagattgaaggttttCGTGAAAGCAAAGGCATAAGGAGGTATTTATATGAAAAAGCAACCGTCATATGAAGGGGTTCATGATGGAAACGTCATAATGAAAGAGAAGTGACTGATGCAGTCACATAAAAGACCTAAAAACCGCTGAAGAGTTGCAGAACCAATCAATGAATGCCATGTGTCACAAACATTAAATGGATGTGACATACAATGCGACGGTTCTGAAGAAGACGCAATGATACATGAGAAACGGCCGCAAAAAGTTCTTGCCATAAATGTGATCCACTACCAAAATATTCAATTACTGAATAATTGGAaagtgtgtgtgtgggggggggggtggtggactatcattattggtaaaaataaatattacacaTGGATTTATATATGTGGCTGATGTGGCAAGACACGTGGATCACTAAGAAAGCAACATTTGGAGAGATGCATTAAAAGAGGCACAAGTCGTAATAGGTACGAGCAAATCACCCACGAGATAAAAGGGGTATGGTCGCTCGAGTCTGAATTGTTATATGAAGAGACACCGACATAATGAATCAACACAGTAAAGAAGGAAGATTCATGAATCGCCAATTA
This region includes:
- the LOC104215079 gene encoding uncharacterized protein; translation: MKNRQEPPKPPSLKITVNVISGGDEVNSVTYTAAKKVSKVTVTHRKRVRQALEEDNITFDDVDADGVLIPHNDALVISLLVHDNNIEQVLIDPGSSINIILLRVINEMQANDKLVPKARISGFDYSSIVIKGEIVLTTFAEGVIKFPSQWGIRQICGDKQACRSINSVADSSIKTTL
- the LOC104215080 gene encoding uncharacterized protein: MKNRQEPPKPPSLKRMVNVISGEDEVNSVTYTTAKKVSKVTVTHRKRVRQALEEDNITFDDVDADGVFIPHNDTLVISLLVHDNNVERVLIYPGSSVNIILLRVINEMQADDKLVPKARISGFFEAFITIVSSPIVRC